The genomic window GTGTGGCGACGATCCTGCTGGCCATCCTCGTCGTGGTGCTGGTGGCGGAAGTGATCGTGACCAGACTGCGAAAGCGCCTCATCTGACTTGCATCGCAAGTTTTCATGTGACAGTTTGATGACAGCAACGGGGAGGTTGGGCATCGCATCCAACCCCAGGGGAGACGCCACCATGCACATCGCCGCCACATCCCGCCGTGGCCTCCTGGCCGGGGGCGCGGCCCTTGGCCTTGCGCCCCAGGCGGCGCGCGCACAGGCCGCGCTGGAGCCACGCGTCGTCATCGTCACCAGCTTCTCGCGCGACGTGACCACCCCCTTCGTGCAGGCCTTCGAACGCGCCCATCCCGGCACGCGGGTGGAAGTGCAGAACCGCAACACCACCGCCGCCGTCGCCTTCATCCGCGAGACGCGCTCTTCGCCGCCCGACCTCATGTGGGCCAGCGCGCCCGATGCCTTCGAGGTGCTGAAGGCCGGCAACCTGCTGGCGCGGCCGCAGATTGATACCAGCGGCATTCCCGAACGCATCGGCGGCCAGCCCACCCATGACGCGGATGGGCGGTATTTCGGCTTCGCCGTCTCGGGCTACGGCATCATGTACAACACGCGCTACATCCGCGCGAACCGCCTGCCCGCGCCGCGCGAATGGGCGGATTTGAAGAACCCCGTCTACCAGAACCACATCGGTATCTCCGCGCCGAGCCGCTCGGGCACCACGCACCTCACCATCGAGACCATCCTGCAGGGCGAGGGCTGGGCGCCGGGCTGGGCGCTGCTGCTCGAGATCGCGGGGAATTACGCCCAGGTCTCCGACCGTTCCTTTGGTGTGCCCGATGCGGTGAACAGCGGGCAGTACGGCATCGGCATCGTGATCGACTTCTTCGGGCTTTCGGCCAAGGCCTCGGGCTTCCCGGTGGAGTTCGTCTATCCCACCGTGACCACGCTGGTCCCGGCCAATATCGGCGTGATCGAGGGCGCGTCGAACCCCAATGCCGCGCGGGCCTTCGTGCAGTTCCTGCTCTCGCCTGAGGGCCAGGCGGTGCTGCTGAACCCGCGGGTGATGCGCCTGCCCGTGCGGCCGGAGACCTACGCGAACGCACCGGCGGATTTCCCCAACCCCTTCACCAACCCGAACCTGGGCGCGCGGGTGCGCTTCGACAGCAACGTCTCGGAAGCGCGGTATGAGCTGCTGAACAGCCTCTTCGACCGCCTCATCACCTTCCGCCTGCGCGAGCTGACCGATGCCTGGAAGGCCGTCCACGCGGCCGAGGCGGCACTCGCCCGGCGCGAGAATGCCGAGGGCCGCCGCCTGGTGGCCGAGGCCCGCGCCAAGCTGACCGCGGTGCCGGTGACGGAGCAACAGGCCTCCGACCCCGCCATCGCCGGCGCCTTCCGCGCGACGCGCCCCGACCGCCCCGCCGCCGGCCGCCAGGCCGAGTATGAGGAGCAGTGGGACCGCTACGCCGTCGCCACCTATGGCGAGGCGCGGCAGCTCGCCGAACGCGCCCAGCGCGCGCGCTGACGCAGGTGTCGGCCACCGCCCAGCCCGCGCGTCCCCTCTTCGCCCGCCTGCGCACGGAGGCCTCGCCCATTCAGGTCGTGGCCGCGCTGCTGGTCGCGGCCTTCCTGCTGGCCTTCCTGATCGTGCCGGTCGGGCGCGTCTTCGTGGTGGCCTTCCAGGCCGGGGATGGCGGCTTCACCCTGGTGCATTTCGCGGATTTCTTCCGCACCAGCCTGTTCATCGAGAGCTTCTGGAACAGCCTCTACGTCGCGTCCATGAGCGTGGTCTTCGCCTCGCTCATCGCCGTGCCGCTGGCCGTCATCCTCGCGCGCTACCGCTTTCCGGGCACGGCGCTGATCACGACGCTGGGCGTGCTGCCGCTGGTGATGCCGCCCTTCGTAGGCGCGGTCGCCATGCAGTTGGTCTTCGGCCGCAACGGCACGGTGAACCTGCTGCTGATGGACTGGTTCGGCTTCCGCCTCGACCTCATGGAGGGGCTGAACGGCGTCATCTTCGTCCAATCCCTGCACTACTTCCCCTTCATCCTGATGAACCTCACCGCCTCGCTGTCCAACGTGGACATCTCGATGGAGGAGGCGGGGCAGAATCTGGGGGCGAAGAACTTCACCCTGCTGCGGCGCATCGTGCTGCCGCTGGCGCTGCCGGGCTATCTCGCGGGCGCGAGCCTCGTCTTCGTGAAGGTCTTCGACGACCTCGCCACGCCGCTGCTGCTGAACGTGACGAACATGCTGGCGCCGCAGGCCTATCTGCGCGTGACCTCGGTCGGCCTGGGCGACCCCATGGGCTATGTCATCAGCGTGATCCTGGTGGTGGTGTCGGTGGCCGCGATGGGACTTGCCGCGCTGCTGCTGCGCGGGCGGGACTATGCCACACAGCAGCGCGGCGGCGGCGGGCTGGGCCGGCGGGAACTCACGCGGCGCGGCCTGATCCTGTGCTGGTGCTTCGTGGTGCCGGTGCTGTTCCT from Roseococcus microcysteis includes these protein-coding regions:
- a CDS encoding ABC transporter permease — encoded protein: MSATAQPARPLFARLRTEASPIQVVAALLVAAFLLAFLIVPVGRVFVVAFQAGDGGFTLVHFADFFRTSLFIESFWNSLYVASMSVVFASLIAVPLAVILARYRFPGTALITTLGVLPLVMPPFVGAVAMQLVFGRNGTVNLLLMDWFGFRLDLMEGLNGVIFVQSLHYFPFILMNLTASLSNVDISMEEAGQNLGAKNFTLLRRIVLPLALPGYLAGASLVFVKVFDDLATPLLLNVTNMLAPQAYLRVTSVGLGDPMGYVISVILVVVSVAAMGLAALLLRGRDYATQQRGGGGLGRRELTRRGLILCWCFVVPVLFLVLAPHFGILLLSLATIWSFSPLPDAFTLEHYGTVLRETPQFITNTLLYCGLAGLIDVVIGVTIAWLVLRTKLPGRKLLDMAAMSALAVPGLVLGIGILRTYFDVKLWDGASLATSWIMLTIVLAVRRLPYALRASTAALQQVHRSLEEAAENMGAGKVTTLRRIVVPLMAGGLAAAFVTSFATAAVELSATLVLATRDVDAPLSYGIYIYMQSAAGRGPGAALGVIAVLVVAICTFAAHRFAERERSRRTRSSDPRAE
- a CDS encoding ABC transporter substrate-binding protein; translation: MHIAATSRRGLLAGGAALGLAPQAARAQAALEPRVVIVTSFSRDVTTPFVQAFERAHPGTRVEVQNRNTTAAVAFIRETRSSPPDLMWASAPDAFEVLKAGNLLARPQIDTSGIPERIGGQPTHDADGRYFGFAVSGYGIMYNTRYIRANRLPAPREWADLKNPVYQNHIGISAPSRSGTTHLTIETILQGEGWAPGWALLLEIAGNYAQVSDRSFGVPDAVNSGQYGIGIVIDFFGLSAKASGFPVEFVYPTVTTLVPANIGVIEGASNPNAARAFVQFLLSPEGQAVLLNPRVMRLPVRPETYANAPADFPNPFTNPNLGARVRFDSNVSEARYELLNSLFDRLITFRLRELTDAWKAVHAAEAALARRENAEGRRLVAEARAKLTAVPVTEQQASDPAIAGAFRATRPDRPAAGRQAEYEEQWDRYAVATYGEARQLAERAQRAR